In Papaver somniferum cultivar HN1 chromosome 1, ASM357369v1, whole genome shotgun sequence, a genomic segment contains:
- the LOC113281009 gene encoding dirigent protein 11-like, with protein MGVMEYFSFLVVMVLSVTHHSQAWCGETVPYRMDMEKMTKLHFYFHDNITGDYPTSFKIAEAPVISNSSSTLFGSKKFNGSTINVFTRNPIADANREFVIIGGTGYFQFARGFVTAKTYSSTIKNAIVEYNCTIVHY; from the exons ATGGGTGTTATGGAGTATTTCTCGTTTCTTGTTGTTATGGTTTTATCCGTGACTCATCATTCACAAGCCTGGTGTGGTGAAACTGTTCCGTACAGAATGGATATGGAGAAGATGACAAAGTTACATTTCTACTTCCACGATAACATCACCGGCGACTATCCAACTTCTTTTAAGATCGCCGAAGCACCAGTAATATCCAACTCTTCATCAACGCTATTCG GGAGCAAGAAGTTCAATGGTTCTACCATCAACGTGTTTACTCGGAATCCGATCGCTGATGCCAACCGTGAATTTGTGATTATCGGCGGAACCGGATACTTTCAGTTCGCCCGTGGGTTTGTAACTGCAAAGACATACTCGTCTACCATTAAAAATGCTATCGTCGAATATAATTGTACCATTGTTCACTATTAA
- the LOC113281098 gene encoding dirigent protein 2-like, whose amino-acid sequence MGAMERFSFLLVVMVLSITQSHADDQNVDWWSETVPYEMGMQKMTKLHFYLHENITGDYPTAVKIAEAPGANISATGFGELYMMDNPLTDGPDPNSRLVGRAQGLYGSSEMNELSLIMGVSLVFTGNNKFNGSTINVFTGNPITHKEREFAIVGGTGYFRHAHGFISAKTYRRRGKNAIVEYDCTIVHYYSAFNNISVIKV is encoded by the coding sequence ATGGGTGCCATGGAGCGTTTCTCATTTCTTCTTGTTGTTATGGTTTTATCCATAACACAATCACATGCTGATGATCAGAATGTAGATTGGTGGAGTGAAACCGTTCCATACGAAATGGGTATGCAGAAGATGACAAAGTTACATTTTTACCTCCACGAAAACATCACCGGCGACTATCCAACTGCTGTTAAGATTGCCGAAGCACCGGGAGCTAACATTTCTGCAACAGGGTTCGGGGAATTGTACATGATGGATAACCCATTAACTGATGGACCAGACCCAAATTCAAGACTTGTCGGTCGAGCACAAGGTTTATATGGATCTTCTGAAATGAATGAATTATCTTTGATTATGGGTGTAAGTCTTGTTTTCACCGGTAACAATAAGTTTAATGGTTCAACCATCAATGTGTTCACCGGGAATCCGATCACTCATAAGGAACGGGAATTTGCAATTGTTGGCGGAACCGGATATTTTCGACATGCCCATGGGTTTATAAGTGCTAAGACGTACCGGCGTAGGGGTAAAAATGCCATTGTCGAGTACGATTGTACTATTGTCCACTATTATTCAGCTTTCAATAATATCAGTGTTATAAAAGTTTGA